A single region of the Malus sylvestris chromosome 8, drMalSylv7.2, whole genome shotgun sequence genome encodes:
- the LOC126631641 gene encoding LOW QUALITY PROTEIN: defensin-like protein 1 (The sequence of the model RefSeq protein was modified relative to this genomic sequence to represent the inferred CDS: substituted 1 base at 1 genomic stop codon), whose product MIRTQILCMILFVTCEMQRCQWWKQRICQRRSKTWSGFCANTXNCNSQCRNWEGALHGACHAQYPGVACFCYFRC is encoded by the coding sequence ATGATTCGTACTCAAATTCTATGTATGATTTTGTTTGTCACTTGTGAGATGCAGAGGTGTCAATGGTGGAAGCAAAGAATCTGCCAAAGGCGGAGCAAAACATGGTCAGGGTTTTGCGCAAACACCTGAAACTGCAATAGTCAATGCAGAAACTGGGAAGGTGCTTTGCACGGAGCTTGTCACGCTCAATACCCAGGAGTTGCTTGCTTCTGCTACTTCAGATGTTGA
- the LOC126631636 gene encoding basic blue protein-like, translating to MRNRLNIVCINCFVFGVDRERSRLHIYSLSVDRSKMAIGMNKILVIGIGLFVSCLLLRCEEVDGKEYIVGDEKRWSPDANLTQWTEDKKFKAGDVLVFEYKDPLLMVAAVRDKYLFEKCDLYAGVIKLYTSGNDHAVLEKGTIYFTPYPSPYTVKME from the exons ATGCGTAATAGGCTCAATATTGTATGTATAAATTGTTTTGTATTTGGAGTTGATAGAGAAAGGTCAag GTTACATATATATAGTTTGTCTGTGGATCGATCAAAGATGGCAATTGGAATGAACAAAATTTTGGTGATTGGAATCGGCCTTTTTGTCAGCTGTTTGCTGCTCCGATGCGAAGAAGTTGATGGAAAAGAATATATAGTGGGGGATGAGAAGAGATGGAGCCCAGATGCTAACTTAACCCAGTGGACTGAGGACAAGAAGTTCAAGGCTGGAGATGTTTTGG TTTTCGAATATAAAGATCCCCTTCTCATGGTAGCTGCTGTACGGGACAAATATTTGTTCGAGAAGTGTGACTTATATGCCGGCGTGATAAAACTATACACTTCAGGAAACGATCATGCGGTATTGGAGAAGGGCACAATCTACTTCACACCTTATCCGTCTCCCTATACTGTGAAAATGGAATGA
- the LOC126631639 gene encoding basic blue protein-like — translation MAVGMNKILVIGIRLFVSYLLLRCEEVDGKEYIVGDEKRWSPDANLTQWTEDKKFKAGDVLVFEYKDPLLMVAAVRDKYLFDKCDLYAGVIKLYTSGNDHAVLEKGTIYFAPYLSPYCENGMKLTVHVE, via the exons ATGGCAGTTGGAATGAACAAAATTTTGGTGATTGGAATCCGCCTTTTTGTCAGCTATTTGCTGCTCCGATGCGAAGAAGTTGATGGAAAAGAATATATAGTGGGGGATGAGAAAAGATGGAGCCCTGATGCTAACTTAACCCAGTGGACTGAGGACAAGAAGTTCAAGGCTGGAGATGTTTTGG TTTTCGAATATAAAGATCCCCTTCTCATGGTAGCTGCTGTACGGGACAAATATTTGTTCGACAAGTGTGACTTATATGCCGGCGTGATAAAACTATACACTTCAGGAAACGATCATGCGGTATTGGAGAAGGGCACAATCTACTTCGCACCTTATCTGTCTCCCTACTGTGAAAATGGAATGAAACTTACAGTTCATGTGGagtaa
- the LOC126631637 gene encoding 50S ribosomal protein L31, chloroplastic-like, giving the protein MALNLTTSFLHGTPRPTLLPPKKVCGGGGSSAGNRRSVVTCRKKEIHPQFHEDAKVYCKGELVMTTGGTQKEYVVDVWSGNHPFYLGNRSGMLVDDDQVEKFRKKYGELTQIMEIPVLKGEIVLPSRRKAAAGKGGKKK; this is encoded by the exons ATGGCGCTCAATCTAACCACCTCATTCCTCCATGGAACGCCCCGCCCCACGCTGCTCCCTCCCAAGAAG GTCTGCGGTGGCGGTGGGTCGTCGGCGGGGAATCGCCGCTCTGTGGTGACGTGCAGGAAAAAGGAGATACACCCGCAGTTCCACGAGGACGCGAAGGTGTACTGCAAGGGGGAGCTGGTGATGACGACGGGTGGGACCCAGAAGGAGTACGTGGTGGACGTGTGGTCGGGCAACCACCCCTTCTACCTCGGAAACCGGTCGGGCATGCTCGTCGACGACGACCAGGTCGAGAAGTTCAGGAAGAAGTACGGCGAGCTCACCCAGATCATGGAGATTCCTGTCCTCAAGGGAGAGATTGTTCTGCCCTCCCGCCGCAAGGCCGCCGCCGGTAAGGGCGGCAAGAAGAAGTAG
- the LOC126631638 gene encoding basic blue protein-like: MAVGMNKILVIGIGLFVSCLLLRCEQVDGKEYIVGDEKRWSPDANLTQWTEDKKFKAGDVLVFEYKDPLLMVAAVRDKYLFDKCDLYAGVIKLYTSGNDHAVLEKGTIYFAPYPSPYCENGMKLTVHVE, encoded by the exons ATGGCAGTTGGAATGAACAAAATTTTGGTGATTGGAATCGGCCTTTTTGTCAGCTGTTTGCTGCTCCGATGCGAACAAGTTGATGGAAAAGAATATATAGTGGGGGATGAGAAAAGATGGAGCCCTGATGCTAACTTAACCCAGTGGACTGAGGACAAGAAGTTCAAGGCTGGAGATGTTTTGG TTTTCGAATATAAAGATCCCCTTCTCATGGTAGCTGCTGTACGGGACAAATATTTGTTCGACAAGTGTGACTTATATGCCGGCGTGATAAAACTGTACACTTCAGGAAACGATCATGCGGTATTGGAGAAGGGCACAATCTACTTCGCACCTTATCCGTCTCCCTACTGTGAAAATGGAATGAAACTTACAGTTCATGTGGagtaa
- the LOC126631635 gene encoding peroxidase 9-like yields MAVFRGIFLGLVVVTLVVSATLSAAHLDGFNFGSGGSQTHDLFPQFYQSSCPQVNDIVISVLQRAIEKNPRVAAFLIRLHFHDCFAQGCDASVLLDNSTTIISEKGAKPNVNSLRGFEVIDEMKAKLEEACPLTVSCADIVALAARGSTVLSGGPDWVLPLRRRDSKTASFESSNRDIPAPLPDLSALITTFERQGLDETDLVALSGGHTIGFAKCSFVRQTRKSVCPRRGGDNTPAPLDFVSPTRFDNSYFKLILGGHGLLPSDQVLLTGNRRQAAELVKTYAANESLFFQQFAKSMVKMGNISPLTGFEGQVRKNCRRVN; encoded by the exons ATGGCAGTCTTCAGAGGAATTTTCTTAGGTCTTGTAGTTGTGACACTGGTGGTCTCAGCCACGCTCTCCGCCGCTCACCTGGATGGTTTCAACTTTGGGTCGGGTGGGTCTCAGACTCACGATCTTTTCCCACAATTCTATCAATCGTCGTGCCCTCAGGTCAACGACATTGTCATCTCCGTATTACAGCGGGCCATCGAGAAGAATCCCCGGGTGGCAGCCTTTCTGATAAGGCTTCACTTCCATGATTGCTTTGCTCAG GGCTGTGACGCCTCGGTGCTACTAGACAACAGCACGACTATAATAAGCGAAAAGGGGGCAAAACCAAACGTGAATTCTCTGAGAGGATTTGAAGTAATCGACGAGATGAAGGCCAAGCTAGAAGAAGCATGTCCCCTGACTGTGTCATGTGCTGACATTGTTGCTCTTGCTGCTAGGGGATCCACTGTACTA AGCGGTGGACCTGATTGGGTGTTGCCACTAAGAAGAAGGGACTCCAAAACTGCAAGTTTTGAAAGCTCAAACAGAGACATTCCAGCACCACTACCCGATCTCTCAGCCCTAATAACCACCTTCGAGCGTCAGGGTCTTGATGAAACTGACCTAGTTGCCCTCTCAG GAGGGCATACAATTGGGTTCGCTAAGTGTTCGTTCGTCAGGCAGACTCGGAAATCAGTTTGCCCAAGAAGAGGTGGCGATAACACACCTGCTCCCTTGGACTTTGTTTCCCCTACAAGGTTCGACAACAGCTACTTCAAGCTTATACTTGGGGGACATGGACTTCTCCCTTCAGACCAAGTACTTCTTACTGGGAACAGAAGGCAGGCAGCTGAGCTGGTGAAAACCTATGCTGCTAATGAGAGCTTATTCTTTCAGCAGTTTGCTAAGTCCATGGTTAAGATGGGGAACATTAGTCCTCTTACTGGGTTCGAGGGACAAGTCCGAAAGAATTGTCGTCGCGttaattaa
- the LOC126631640 gene encoding basic blue protein-like: MASGTKKVFVIGIGLFFSCLLLQCEEVDGREYIVGDDKRWSPDANLTQWTEGKKFKAGDVLVFKYKDPDLIVAAVLDNYLFEKCNLYLGAMNLYTSGNDHVVLKKGTIYFAPYQSPYCENGMKLTVHVE; the protein is encoded by the exons ATGGCATCTGGAACGAAAAAAGTTTTTGTGATTGGAATCGGCCTTTTTTTCAGCTGTTTGCTGCTCCAATGCGAAGAAGTTGATGGAAGAGAATATATAGTGGGGGATGACAAAAGATGGAGCCCTGATGCTAACTTAACCCAGTGGACTGAGGGCAAGAAGTTCAAGGCTGGAGATGTTTTGG TTTTCAAATATAAAGATCCCGATCTCATTGTGGCTGCGGTACTGGACAATTATTTGTTCGAGAAGTGCAACTTATATCTGGGCGCGATGAACCTATATACTTCAGGAAACGATCATGTGGTATTGAAGAAGGGCACAATCTACTTCGCACCTTATCAGTCTCCTTACTGTGAAAATGGAATGAAACTTACAGTTCATGTGGAGtaa
- the LOC126631632 gene encoding glucose-1-phosphate adenylyltransferase large subunit, chloroplastic/amyloplastic-like, whose translation MDSCCATLRPNGFLGESVRLGSKSRDLSAVFLKSSKFESRGRKLKPPGVAYSMFTDVNKETVTFQAPLFETQKADPKNVASIILGGGAGTRLFPLTSKRAKPAVPIGGCYRLIDIPMSNCINSGIKKIFILTQYNSFSLNRHLARTYNFGDGMNFGDGFVEVLAATQTPGDAGKRWFQGTADAVRQFIWVFEDAKNKNVEHILILSGDHLYRMDYLDFIQKHIDTNADITVSCIPMDESRASDYGLMKIDQSGRIIQFAEKPKGADLEAMQVDTTVLGLSDLEAMNSPYIASMGVYVFRTDVLLKLLRWSYPSCNDFGSEIIPSAVREHNVQAYLFNDYWEDIGTVKSFFDANLALTEQPPKFEFNDPKTPFYTSPRFLPPTKVEECRIMDAIISHGCFLRECSVQHSIVGVRSRLESGVELKDTMMMGADYYQTESEIASLLAQGKVPVGVGENTKIWNCIIDKNAKIGRNVVITNGDGVEEAERADEGFYIRSGITVVLKNATIKDGTVI comes from the exons ATGGATTCCTGCTGTGCGACATTGAGGCCCAATGGGTTCTTGGGGGAGAGTGTGAGGTTGGGTTCAAAGAGCAGAGATTTGAGTGCCGTGTTTCTCAAAAGCTCTAAATTTGAAAGCAGAGGTAGGAAGCTTAAGCCTCCTGGTGTGGCTTACTCCATGTTTACCGATGTCAACAAAGAGACTGTG ACGTTTCAGGCACCACTGTTTGAGACTCAAAAGGCTGACCCCAAAAATGTGGCTTCTATAATTTTGGGTGGAGGTGCCGGAACTCGCCTCTTTCCTCTCACCAGCAAGAGAGCCAAGCCGGCG GTTCCGATTGGAGGGTGTTACAGGCTGATTGATATCCCAATGAGCAATTGCATTAACAGTGGCATTAAAAAGATATTCATATTAACGCAATATAACTCGTTTTCCCTCAATCGTCACCTTGCTCGTACTTATAATTTCGGGGATGGTATGAATTTCGGAGATGGATTTGTGGAG GTTTTGGCTGCCACTCAAACACCAGGAGACGCTGGGAAGAGATGGTTCCAAGGAACAGCTGATGCTGTCAGGCAATTTATATGGGTCTTCGAG GATGCAAAGAACAAAAATGTTGAGCATATACTGATATTATCCGGCGATCATCTATACAGGATGGACTATCTGGACTTTATACAG AAACATATTGATACAAATGCCGACATTACAGTTTCATGTATACCCATGGATGAAAG CCGGGCATCAGATTACGGACTCATGAAAATAGACCAGTCAGGGCGTATAATCCAATTTGCTGAAAAACCAAAAGGCGCTGACCTAGAAGCAATG CAAGTTGACACCACTGTTCTGGGGCTTTCTGATCTGGAGGCTATGAATTCTCCTTATATTGCATCGATGGGTGTTTATGTGTTCAGAACTGATGTCCTACTAAAGCTATTAAGGTGGAGCTATCCTTCTTGCAATGATTTTGGCTCCGAGATTATTCCATCAGCTGTGAGGGAGCACAACGTCCAG GCATACCTATTCAATGACTACTGGGAGGATATTGGAACTGTAAAGTCTTTCTTTGATGCAAACTTGGCCCTCACAGAACAG CCTCCGAAGTTTGAATTCAATGATCCAAAGACACCCTTTTACACCTCTCCTAGATTCTTGCCACCTACAAAAGTTGAAGAATGCAGG ATTATGGATGCAATTATTTCTCATGGTTGCTTCTTGCGAGAGTGTAGCGTTCAACATTCCATTGTAGGTGTACGCTCGCGTCTAGAGTCCGGTGTAGAACTTAAG GATACTATGATGATGGGTGCAGACTACTACCAAACGGAATCTGAGATTGCATCTCTGCTAGCTCAAGGAAAGGTTCCAGTTGGTGTCGGAGAAAATACCAAAATCTG GAATTGCATAATCGACAAGAACGCCAAGATAGGAAGAAATGTGGTGATCACAAATGGCGAT GGAGTTGAAGAAGCAGAGAGGGCGGACGAAGGATTTTACATAAGGTCAGGGATCACAGTCGTATTGAAGAATGCAACGATTAAAGATGGAACCGTCATCTAA